A stretch of Pirellulales bacterium DNA encodes these proteins:
- the atpE gene encoding ATP synthase F0 subunit C: protein MAQEEGAEGDAAAVAAAPGSAISFSGAFGVALTVIGAAYGIGKLASAALESMARQPEVAGSIQTAMIIAAALIEGFTFYALFICSTKP, encoded by the coding sequence ATGGCTCAGGAAGAAGGCGCCGAGGGCGATGCCGCCGCGGTTGCCGCGGCCCCCGGGTCGGCGATCAGTTTTTCGGGCGCCTTCGGCGTCGCGTTGACCGTGATCGGCGCCGCGTACGGCATCGGCAAGCTCGCCTCGGCCGCGCTGGAGAGCATGGCTCGTCAGCCGGAAGTCGCGGGCAGCATTCAGACCGCGATGATCATCGCCGCGGCCCTGATCGAAGGTTTCACCTTCTACGCATTGTTTATCTGCTCGACGAAGCCGTAG
- the atpB gene encoding F0F1 ATP synthase subunit A — protein sequence MSDILHIKDAYYFEIPKALWRSQRETREEFPEHYVRLDPDYQDWEAARQYDGLAKLEGLNNVPPKGELLAKYHAWRNAHENFAKPFDRFLEEAPSQGWFQRQLGLGNYPDKLLAELEAKHLAQVPPLKAAGKLAAKEHAEAVKQARADARAEWAGLMDKAGSYRKAWDGVKAQAEDLDAYMLETPAWPAAKIEQYNQFLDGKILIPQPFGKLKNNYEAESGFCISKFMVLQLVVAGLLLLVFRRLAARSTGARPVRGKLWNLFEMFLMFIRDQIARPAIGEHDADRYVPLLWTMFMFVLTCNLFGMLPWVGAPTGSFSVTVALALVTFATVVIGGSKKYGVVGFWTGQVPHMDLPFVLAIFIKPMLFVIEVVGLLIKHLVLGIRLLANMVAGHLVLLAIMGIAVKAAATSMWPAAAGVSVAGSALFSLLELFVAFLQAYVFTFLSALFIGASIHQH from the coding sequence ATGTCCGACATCCTGCACATCAAGGACGCCTACTACTTCGAGATCCCGAAGGCGTTGTGGCGTTCGCAGCGCGAGACGCGGGAAGAGTTCCCCGAGCACTACGTGCGGCTCGATCCCGACTATCAGGACTGGGAAGCGGCCCGGCAGTACGACGGGCTGGCGAAGCTGGAAGGCCTGAACAACGTCCCCCCCAAGGGCGAGTTGCTGGCCAAGTACCATGCGTGGCGCAACGCCCACGAGAACTTCGCCAAGCCGTTCGACCGGTTCCTGGAAGAAGCTCCCAGCCAGGGATGGTTCCAGCGCCAGTTGGGGCTGGGCAACTATCCGGACAAGCTCCTGGCCGAACTTGAGGCCAAGCACCTCGCTCAGGTCCCCCCTCTGAAAGCCGCCGGCAAGCTCGCCGCGAAGGAGCATGCCGAAGCCGTCAAGCAAGCCCGCGCCGACGCGCGGGCCGAATGGGCGGGGCTCATGGACAAGGCCGGGTCCTATCGCAAGGCGTGGGACGGGGTGAAGGCCCAGGCCGAGGACCTCGACGCCTACATGCTGGAAACCCCGGCGTGGCCCGCGGCGAAGATCGAACAGTACAACCAGTTCCTCGACGGCAAGATTCTCATCCCTCAGCCGTTCGGGAAGCTAAAGAACAACTACGAGGCGGAATCGGGCTTCTGCATCTCGAAGTTCATGGTGCTGCAGTTGGTCGTCGCGGGGCTGCTGCTGTTGGTCTTCCGGCGGCTGGCGGCCCGGTCGACCGGCGCCCGGCCGGTGCGCGGCAAGCTGTGGAACCTCTTCGAGATGTTCCTGATGTTCATCCGCGACCAGATCGCCCGTCCGGCGATCGGCGAGCACGACGCCGACCGCTACGTGCCGCTGTTGTGGACGATGTTCATGTTCGTCCTCACGTGCAACCTGTTCGGCATGCTGCCGTGGGTCGGGGCGCCGACGGGCAGCTTCAGCGTGACGGTGGCGCTGGCCTTGGTGACGTTCGCCACCGTCGTGATCGGCGGCTCGAAAAAGTATGGCGTGGTCGGCTTCTGGACCGGACAGGTGCCCCACATGGACTTGCCGTTCGTCCTGGCGATCTTCATCAAGCCGATGCTGTTTGTGATTGAAGTTGTCGGCCTGCTGATTAAGCACTTGGTGCTCGGCATCCGGCTTCTGGCCAACATGGTCGCGGGGCACTTGGTGCTGTTGGCGATCATGGGGATCGCCGTGAAAGCCGCGGCCACCAGCATGTGGCCAGCGGCGGCGGGGGTGTCGGTCGCCGGTTCAGCCCTGTTCAGTTTGTTGGAGTTGTTCGTCGCCTTCCTGCAGGCGTATGTGTTTACGTTCCTTTCGGCCCTGTTCATCGGCGCCTCGATTCACCAACACTAA
- a CDS encoding DUF4912 domain-containing protein, with product MTTATLRAYTAKDLAQMARERGVTGWHSMRKEELIRALVQVARRRASANNRPESAPSNGKSRTNGAASLARNREIEKLRSHLAHAKNLAAGIGVVPSAGAETTDKLVVMVRDPYWLHAYWELNQRSIDRAQAALGQRWHSAKPVLRVIRLGDDGAGKIEREISIHGGVRNWYVDVQNPPSQYRMEIGYTAADGSFYCLARSNSVATPAAGSATESVDGNWVDVAENADRIYAMSGGYTPQGASRELQELMEERLQRPLGSPMKTRYGHGAGRFRDDLQFAVDAEVIVYGAASRGAHVTLQGEPAPLRDDGTFAVRLPLPDRRQVIPVVASSADGVEQRTIILAVERNTKVMEPMVRDLTDA from the coding sequence ATGACGACGGCAACATTGCGGGCCTACACCGCCAAAGATCTCGCCCAGATGGCGCGTGAGCGGGGGGTGACCGGCTGGCACTCCATGAGGAAGGAAGAGCTCATTCGGGCCCTGGTGCAGGTCGCGCGGCGACGCGCCTCCGCGAACAACCGCCCCGAATCGGCGCCCTCCAACGGCAAATCGCGCACCAACGGCGCCGCCTCCCTCGCTCGCAACCGCGAGATTGAAAAGCTGCGCTCGCATCTGGCTCACGCCAAGAACTTGGCCGCCGGCATTGGGGTCGTCCCGTCGGCAGGCGCCGAAACGACTGACAAACTGGTCGTCATGGTGCGCGATCCGTATTGGTTGCACGCCTATTGGGAATTGAACCAGCGGAGCATCGATCGCGCCCAAGCGGCCCTCGGGCAGCGTTGGCACTCGGCCAAACCTGTGCTGCGCGTCATTCGACTGGGCGACGACGGGGCGGGAAAGATCGAGCGAGAGATCTCGATTCACGGCGGAGTGCGCAACTGGTACGTCGACGTTCAAAATCCCCCCTCGCAATATCGCATGGAGATCGGCTACACGGCCGCCGACGGGTCGTTTTACTGTCTCGCGCGCAGCAACTCGGTGGCGACGCCCGCGGCCGGATCGGCGACTGAGTCGGTCGACGGCAACTGGGTCGACGTCGCTGAAAACGCTGATCGCATTTACGCGATGAGCGGCGGCTACACCCCTCAGGGCGCCAGCCGCGAGCTTCAGGAATTGATGGAGGAACGCCTCCAGCGGCCGCTGGGGTCGCCCATGAAGACTCGCTACGGCCATGGCGCCGGGCGATTCCGCGACGATTTGCAGTTTGCGGTCGACGCCGAGGTGATCGTGTACGGCGCCGCCTCGCGCGGGGCGCACGTGACCTTGCAGGGCGAACCGGCGCCGCTTCGCGACGACGGCACCTTCGCCGTGCGACTCCCGCTGCCAGATCGCCGCCAGGTGATTCCGGTCGTCGCCAGTTCGGCGGACGGAGTCGAGCAGCGGACGATTATCCTCGCCGTGGAACGCAACACGAAGGTCATGGAACCGATGGTTCGCGATTTGACCGACGCCTAG
- the larE gene encoding ATP-dependent sacrificial sulfur transferase LarE produces the protein MTDPLPLSLLASPGDGLADELAALAERLVAALTEIGPCVVAYSGGVDSAVVAKAAAAALGDQALAATGVSPSLASGELDAAAQLAAEIGIRHVAIATDEFARDGYLSNGPDRCFHCKTELYTVLRASPAIGSARTIVNGANADDLHEFRPGLQAAAEHAIRSPLAELGLDKRAVRRLAAYWGLAAWDKPATPCLSSRVAYGVSVTPERLARIDNAEQHLRRLGFSQVRVRCHENDLARVEVSAAELPRLATPEVREQLVRVLREAGFNFVTLDLEGFRTGSFKTLVPAAVLEKFAVPEADGAEVPR, from the coding sequence ATGACGGATCCCTTGCCCCTATCGCTGTTAGCGTCGCCCGGCGACGGCTTGGCCGACGAGCTTGCAGCCCTCGCCGAGCGACTGGTCGCAGCGTTGACGGAAATCGGTCCGTGCGTGGTCGCTTATTCCGGCGGGGTCGACAGCGCGGTCGTGGCCAAGGCGGCCGCAGCGGCGCTTGGGGACCAAGCCCTGGCTGCCACGGGGGTCAGCCCCAGTCTCGCCAGCGGCGAGCTTGACGCCGCCGCCCAACTCGCCGCAGAGATCGGCATTCGCCACGTCGCGATCGCCACCGACGAGTTCGCCCGCGACGGCTATCTCAGCAACGGTCCCGACCGGTGCTTTCACTGCAAGACCGAGCTGTACACGGTGCTCCGCGCTTCGCCGGCGATCGGTTCGGCGCGGACGATCGTCAACGGCGCCAACGCCGACGACTTGCACGAGTTTCGCCCAGGGCTGCAGGCGGCGGCGGAGCACGCGATTCGCAGTCCTCTGGCCGAGCTAGGCCTGGACAAGCGGGCCGTCCGCCGACTGGCGGCCTATTGGGGGTTGGCCGCGTGGGACAAGCCGGCGACGCCGTGTTTGTCCAGCCGCGTCGCCTACGGGGTCAGCGTCACGCCCGAGCGGCTGGCGCGCATCGACAATGCCGAGCAGCACTTGCGGCGGCTTGGCTTTTCGCAGGTGCGAGTCCGGTGCCACGAGAACGACTTGGCACGTGTCGAGGTAAGCGCCGCCGAACTGCCGCGGCTGGCGACTCCGGAGGTCCGCGAGCAGTTGGTTCGTGTCCTGCGCGAAGCGGGATTCAATTTCGTCACGCTCGACCTCGAGGGGTTCCGCACGGGGAGCTTCAAGACCCTCGTTCCCGCGGCGGTGCTGGAGAAGTTCGCCGTACCCGAGGCGGACGGCGCCGAGGTCCCGCGGTGA
- a CDS encoding DUF1559 domain-containing protein, whose amino-acid sequence MRISCRTCFFNPTQQAGACGKGRATAFTLVELIVVIAIIGVLLGLLLPAVQSVRRSARSTQCKNNLRQVGLALTQYLDRQGERGKFPKTARLPRTANSEGLPSIFDVLAPFCENNRELFHCPGDYYTPSEAEAADPAAVQYETWFEREGLSYEYPSLLFEGKTRPQVLASPFVTGGSGTVWIVYDFAAFHGPPGEDGARNYAYLDGHVDAVVVPAPVE is encoded by the coding sequence ATGCGAATCTCGTGCAGAACTTGCTTCTTCAACCCGACGCAGCAGGCCGGCGCCTGCGGCAAGGGCAGGGCGACCGCCTTTACGCTTGTCGAGTTGATCGTCGTGATCGCGATCATCGGAGTCCTGCTGGGCCTGCTGCTGCCGGCAGTACAATCGGTGCGGCGATCCGCTCGCAGCACGCAGTGCAAGAACAACCTGCGCCAGGTGGGATTGGCGCTGACTCAGTATCTCGACCGCCAGGGGGAACGAGGCAAGTTTCCAAAAACCGCCCGGTTGCCTCGGACGGCGAATTCCGAGGGGTTGCCGTCGATCTTCGACGTGCTGGCGCCCTTCTGCGAGAACAATCGCGAGTTGTTCCATTGTCCGGGCGACTACTACACCCCGTCGGAGGCCGAAGCCGCGGACCCCGCCGCGGTGCAATACGAAACGTGGTTTGAGCGCGAGGGGTTGAGCTACGAGTACCCGTCGCTGCTGTTCGAGGGGAAGACCCGCCCGCAGGTGCTCGCCAGTCCGTTCGTCACGGGAGGAAGCGGCACGGTGTGGATCGTCTACGACTTCGCGGCATTTCACGGCCCCCCCGGCGAGGACGGGGCCCGCAATTACGCCTATCTCGACGGGCATGTCGACGCGGTCGTCGTCCCGGCGCCGGTCGAGTAG
- a CDS encoding sodium/solute symporter (Members of the Solute:Sodium Symporter (SSS), TC 2.A.21 as described in tcdb.org, catalyze solute:Na+ symport. Known solutes for members of the family include sugars, amino acids, nucleosides, inositols, vitamins, urea or anions, depending on the system.) → MDGIDILVFVGFVVTVIAVGLLKSRGEQTHSEHGAQDYFLAGRGLTWWLVGFSLIAANISTEQFVGMSGEAADWLGMAIASYEWMAAITLVVVAFVFLPKFLKSGIYTIPEFLEYRYNTFARTVMAIVSMIILVGVPTASVIYSGAKVISVFFADKNWLGLDWGDITVGCWTIGILAAAYVFAGGLKACAWADLIQGAALIVGGGVIAYLALQAIGSADPAELIKSARDPKNVTVEQLAEASNFERFKLLNQGDLPEGKLHMVRPRSDKKIPWTALVVGLWIPNFFYWGLNQYITQRTLGSKSLAEGQKGIVFAAFLKLLIPFVVVIPGILAFNLYNSELRDLGQKKNQKILASIVEGLDDTVEIHSGFAQFYPDEVAKVVANNARLAETETPDLGGKSPDELAALNADLVATAAQKGAKEGGTLVGYDFDAAFPTLLKNLLKPGSGVLGFVLASIFGAVVSSLASMLNSASTIFTMDIYHRLRKGASQFELVSVGRVATVVFVLIALLIAPNLGKPVFGNIFNYIQEFQGFISPGVLAIFLFGLLVHRAPRSAGTVGLVINPLMYGGLKYAMPDMAFLDRMAICFFAVIAVLTAMTVLNPLAKPVDLPVNEKMNVEGSPGAKACGVVVVLLTLALYAVFW, encoded by the coding sequence ATGGACGGTATCGACATTCTCGTGTTCGTCGGGTTCGTCGTCACGGTGATCGCCGTGGGACTTCTCAAGAGCCGCGGCGAACAGACGCACAGCGAGCATGGCGCCCAGGACTACTTCCTCGCCGGGCGCGGGCTCACGTGGTGGCTGGTCGGGTTCTCGCTGATCGCCGCCAACATCTCGACCGAGCAGTTTGTCGGAATGAGCGGCGAGGCGGCCGACTGGCTGGGGATGGCGATCGCCAGCTACGAATGGATGGCCGCGATCACGCTGGTGGTCGTCGCGTTCGTGTTCTTGCCCAAGTTCCTTAAGAGCGGCATCTACACGATCCCCGAATTCCTCGAATACCGTTACAACACGTTTGCCCGCACGGTGATGGCGATCGTGTCGATGATCATCCTCGTGGGGGTCCCCACGGCGTCGGTCATTTATTCGGGCGCCAAGGTCATCAGCGTTTTCTTCGCCGACAAAAACTGGCTGGGGCTCGACTGGGGCGACATCACCGTCGGCTGCTGGACGATCGGCATCCTGGCGGCCGCGTACGTGTTCGCGGGGGGGCTGAAGGCGTGTGCCTGGGCCGACCTTATCCAAGGCGCCGCGCTGATCGTCGGCGGCGGGGTGATCGCGTATCTGGCCCTGCAGGCGATCGGCTCGGCCGACCCGGCGGAATTGATCAAGTCGGCCCGCGACCCGAAGAACGTCACCGTCGAGCAACTTGCCGAGGCGAGCAACTTCGAGCGATTCAAGCTCCTCAACCAGGGCGATCTTCCCGAGGGGAAGCTCCACATGGTCCGCCCGCGATCCGACAAGAAGATCCCCTGGACGGCGCTGGTGGTCGGGCTGTGGATCCCCAACTTCTTCTACTGGGGCCTCAACCAGTACATCACCCAACGCACCTTGGGTTCGAAGTCGCTCGCCGAGGGGCAGAAGGGGATCGTCTTTGCAGCGTTTTTGAAGCTGCTGATCCCGTTCGTCGTCGTCATCCCCGGCATTCTGGCGTTTAATCTTTACAACTCGGAATTGCGCGACCTGGGACAGAAGAAGAACCAGAAGATCCTCGCATCAATTGTCGAAGGGCTGGACGACACGGTCGAAATCCACAGCGGCTTCGCCCAGTTCTACCCCGACGAAGTCGCCAAGGTCGTCGCCAACAACGCCCGGCTTGCGGAGACCGAGACGCCCGACCTGGGCGGGAAGTCGCCTGACGAACTAGCTGCGCTGAACGCCGACCTCGTCGCGACCGCCGCACAGAAGGGCGCCAAGGAAGGCGGCACGCTCGTCGGCTACGACTTCGACGCGGCGTTCCCGACGTTGCTGAAGAACCTGCTCAAGCCAGGCAGCGGCGTGCTGGGATTCGTCTTGGCGTCCATCTTCGGAGCGGTCGTCAGTTCGTTGGCGTCGATGCTGAACTCGGCGTCGACGATCTTCACGATGGACATCTACCACCGCCTCCGCAAAGGAGCTTCGCAGTTTGAGTTGGTGAGCGTCGGTCGCGTCGCCACGGTCGTGTTCGTGCTGATCGCGCTGCTGATCGCCCCGAACCTGGGCAAGCCCGTGTTCGGCAACATCTTCAACTACATCCAGGAGTTCCAGGGCTTCATCTCGCCGGGCGTGCTGGCGATTTTCCTGTTCGGCTTGTTGGTCCACCGCGCCCCCCGCAGCGCCGGCACGGTGGGATTGGTCATCAACCCGCTGATGTACGGCGGGCTGAAGTACGCCATGCCGGACATGGCGTTTCTCGACCGCATGGCAATTTGCTTCTTCGCCGTGATCGCGGTGCTGACGGCGATGACCGTGCTGAATCCGCTCGCGAAACCGGTCGACTTGCCGGTGAACGAGAAGATGAACGTCGAAGGCTCGCCCGGGGCGAAGGCCTGCGGCGTGGTGGTCGTCCTCCTGACGCTGGCGTTGTACGCCGTGTTCTGGTAG